From Alphaproteobacteria bacterium, the proteins below share one genomic window:
- a CDS encoding aminopeptidase P family protein: protein MSTPDDGLARLADMLRSSGRAYGPDELGELMAGIAAAPQGLAGAEWVDLVSPNADERIRSELTALRESMAGRDDGLGDGGLSPEESAKRLAALRAELKRRGLDGFIVPRADEHQGEYVPRAAQRLAWLTGFTGSAGWAVILADKAAIFIDGRYTLQVRQQVDVSLYAPVDYPATPPDAWVAENLASGARFGFDPWLHGLSEAERLTSACARAGAALVPVDGNPIDSVWVSRPPPPLSPVIPQPVELAGESSGQKRARIAQAVAEKGADAVLLSQPDSIAWLLNVRGGDVPRTPFPLSFALLHRDAGVDLFIDARKLPPVTRAHLGNGVALQQPDALAGALEALGREGRTVWLDPQTAPRWALDRLASGAGGEPKLVREMDPVALPKACKNEVELAGVRAAHRRDGAAISRYLHWLAGEAPKGDTDEIAASDKLQALREATGAIRDLSFDTISGAGANGAIVHYRASPRSARKLQRGELYLVDSGGQYRDGTTDVTRTVAIGEPSAEMKDRFTRVLKGHIALAMARFPVGTTGSQLDALARYHLWQVGLDYDHGTGHGVGAYLSVHEGPHRISKAHNAVALRPGMIVSNEPGFYKADAYGIRIENLVTVREAKIDGADRAYLEFETLTLAPIDRACIDVALLSGPERAWLDAYHARVREVVGPQLDGEARAWLEAATQPL from the coding sequence ATGTCGACTCCCGACGACGGTCTCGCCCGACTCGCCGACATGTTGCGATCCAGCGGCCGCGCCTATGGTCCCGACGAGCTCGGCGAGCTGATGGCCGGCATCGCCGCCGCGCCGCAGGGGCTGGCCGGCGCCGAATGGGTCGATCTGGTGAGCCCCAATGCCGATGAGCGGATCCGCTCCGAGCTCACCGCCCTGCGCGAGAGCATGGCCGGCCGGGACGACGGGCTCGGCGATGGCGGCCTGTCGCCCGAGGAGTCGGCGAAGCGTCTGGCGGCGCTGCGCGCCGAACTGAAGCGCCGCGGCCTGGATGGCTTCATCGTGCCGCGCGCCGACGAGCATCAGGGCGAGTACGTGCCGCGCGCCGCGCAGCGCTTGGCCTGGCTCACGGGCTTCACCGGCTCGGCCGGCTGGGCCGTGATCCTGGCCGACAAGGCGGCGATCTTCATCGACGGCCGCTATACCCTGCAGGTACGCCAGCAGGTCGACGTCTCGCTCTACGCACCGGTCGACTATCCCGCGACGCCACCCGACGCCTGGGTGGCGGAGAACCTGGCGTCGGGCGCGCGCTTTGGCTTCGATCCCTGGCTGCACGGCCTGTCGGAGGCCGAGCGCCTGACGAGCGCCTGCGCCAGGGCCGGCGCGGCGCTGGTGCCGGTCGATGGCAATCCGATCGACTCGGTCTGGGTATCGCGGCCGCCGCCGCCGCTGTCGCCGGTGATCCCGCAACCGGTCGAGCTCGCCGGCGAATCGAGCGGGCAGAAGCGCGCGCGCATCGCCCAGGCGGTCGCCGAGAAAGGCGCCGACGCCGTGCTGCTGAGCCAGCCCGACTCCATCGCCTGGCTGCTCAACGTGCGCGGCGGCGACGTGCCGCGCACGCCCTTCCCTTTGTCCTTCGCGCTCCTGCACCGGGATGCCGGCGTTGACCTGTTCATCGATGCGCGCAAGCTGCCGCCGGTGACACGCGCGCATCTCGGCAACGGCGTCGCCCTGCAGCAACCCGACGCGCTGGCCGGCGCGCTGGAGGCGCTGGGTCGTGAGGGCCGCACGGTGTGGCTCGATCCGCAGACTGCGCCGCGCTGGGCGCTCGATCGCCTGGCATCGGGTGCCGGCGGCGAGCCGAAGCTGGTGCGCGAGATGGATCCGGTGGCGCTGCCCAAGGCGTGCAAGAACGAGGTCGAGCTCGCCGGCGTGCGCGCCGCGCATCGCCGCGACGGCGCCGCGATCAGCCGCTACTTGCACTGGCTGGCGGGCGAAGCGCCCAAGGGCGACACCGACGAGATCGCTGCGTCGGACAAGCTGCAGGCGCTGCGCGAGGCCACCGGCGCGATCCGCGACCTGAGCTTCGACACGATCTCCGGCGCCGGCGCCAACGGCGCCATCGTGCACTATCGCGCCAGCCCGCGCAGCGCGCGCAAGCTGCAGCGCGGCGAGCTCTATCTCGTCGACTCCGGCGGCCAGTACCGCGACGGCACCACCGATGTGACCCGCACCGTGGCGATCGGCGAGCCCAGCGCCGAGATGAAGGACCGCTTCACGCGCGTGCTGAAGGGCCATATCGCGCTGGCCATGGCGCGCTTCCCCGTCGGCACCACCGGCTCGCAGCTCGACGCGCTGGCGCGCTACCATCTGTGGCAGGTCGGCCTCGACTACGATCACGGCACTGGCCACGGCGTCGGCGCCTATCTCTCGGTGCACGAGGGCCCGCACCGCATCTCGAAGGCGCACAACGCAGTGGCGCTGCGGCCGGGCATGATCGTCAGCAACGAGCCCGGCTTCTACAAGGCCGACGCCTACGGCATCCGGATCGAGAACCTCGTGACGGTGCGCGAGGCGAAGATCGATGGCGCCGATCGCGCCTATCTCGAGTTCGAGACGCTCACCCTGGCGCCGATCGACCGCGCCTGCATCGACGTCGCGCTGCTGAGCGGTCCGGAGCGTGCCTGGCTCGACGCCTATCACGCCCGGGTGCGCGAAGTCGTCGGACCGCAGCTCGATGGCGAGGCACGCGCCTGGCTCGAAGCCGCGACGCAGCCGCTGTGA
- a CDS encoding DUF1353 domain-containing protein produces MVERDAIFRIAGGEQPIVVPAGFVTDFASVPRAFWSGLSPHGQYSRAAVLHDYLYWTQSCTRAQADRLFLLMMRQSGVSPANQLAIYRATRAAGEGGWQRNLADRGAGFVRVIPDGYREVPSTATWPAYRRQLRDAGLRPPSAKPGASYCAPANDSGTS; encoded by the coding sequence ATGGTCGAGCGTGACGCGATCTTCCGCATCGCCGGCGGCGAGCAGCCGATCGTCGTGCCGGCGGGCTTCGTCACCGACTTCGCCTCGGTGCCGCGCGCCTTCTGGTCCGGCCTGTCGCCGCATGGCCAGTACAGCCGCGCAGCCGTGCTGCACGACTACCTCTACTGGACGCAGTCCTGCACCCGCGCCCAGGCCGACAGGCTCTTCCTGCTGATGATGAGGCAGAGCGGCGTCTCGCCCGCCAACCAGCTTGCGATTTACCGCGCCACGCGCGCCGCCGGCGAGGGCGGCTGGCAGCGCAACCTGGCCGACCGCGGCGCCGGCTTCGTGCGCGTCATCCCCGACGGCTATCGCGAGGTGCCGTCGACGGCGACCTGGCCGGCCTACCGGCGGCAATTGAGAGACGCCGGGCTGCGCCCGCCATCCGCCAAACCCGGCGCTTCATATTGCGCACCGGCGAACGACTCCGGCACGTCGTAG
- a CDS encoding 50S ribosomal protein L11 methyltransferase — MPAWKIATTIPAPAAMAFDAALSEALVEHGFVVSTIETTRDGPWRSEIYGEADDASGPDTAARTLLAEAIAAAAAQAGLAAPRWSIEMLPDTDWVAENQRSFQPFRVGRFWVHPSHATDPAPDGTIPLRIDAGLAFGTGTHATTRGCLEAIGALDPSGIANPVDVGTGSGILAIAMARAWRRPILAGDNDPESIAVARENARLNGVADLCDFHLSEGLSAPPLASRAPYDLIVANILAGPLVGLAPAFAAAATARAKLILSGLLVEQADEVLAAYSAQGFALARGIDHEAGGADWRTLVLSR, encoded by the coding sequence ATGCCCGCCTGGAAGATCGCCACCACCATCCCCGCCCCGGCCGCCATGGCGTTCGACGCCGCGCTGTCGGAGGCGCTGGTAGAGCATGGCTTCGTGGTCTCGACGATCGAGACCACGCGCGACGGGCCCTGGCGCAGCGAGATCTACGGCGAGGCCGACGATGCCTCGGGACCGGACACCGCCGCGCGCACCCTGTTGGCCGAGGCGATCGCGGCGGCGGCGGCGCAGGCCGGACTCGCGGCACCCCGATGGAGCATCGAGATGCTGCCCGATACGGACTGGGTGGCCGAGAACCAGCGCTCCTTCCAGCCATTCCGAGTCGGCCGCTTCTGGGTGCATCCCTCGCACGCCACCGACCCGGCACCGGATGGAACGATCCCCTTGCGCATCGACGCCGGGCTGGCCTTCGGCACCGGCACGCACGCCACCACGCGCGGCTGCCTCGAGGCAATCGGCGCGCTCGACCCGAGCGGCATCGCCAATCCTGTCGATGTCGGCACCGGCAGCGGCATTCTCGCCATTGCCATGGCGCGCGCCTGGCGGCGCCCGATCCTGGCCGGCGACAACGACCCCGAGTCGATCGCCGTCGCGCGCGAAAATGCCCGACTCAACGGCGTCGCCGATCTGTGCGACTTCCACCTCTCGGAGGGACTCTCGGCGCCGCCGCTGGCGAGCCGCGCGCCTTACGACCTGATCGTCGCCAATATCCTCGCCGGCCCGCTGGTCGGGCTGGCGCCCGCCTTCGCGGCGGCCGCGACGGCGCGTGCGAAGCTGATCCTGTCGGGCCTGCTGGTCGAGCAGGCGGACGAGGTGCTGGCCGCATATAGCGCCCAAGGCTTTGCCCTGGCGCGCGGCATCGACCACGAAGCCGGCGGTGCCGACTGGCGCACTCTGGTGCTCAGCCGCTGA
- a CDS encoding UvrD-helicase domain-containing protein, with the protein MSDPFELTDEPEDSGPQPGARRRGFVPAPAAPAHEAVDHLGKLNETQRQAVEHTEGPLLVLAGAGTGKTRVLITRIAHILLARKAFPSQILAVTFTNKAAREMLDRVGQLIGHAADGLWLGTFHSIGVRILRRHAELVGLKSNFTILDTDDQVRLLKQLMEVEGIDDKKFPARVLSGVIQRWKDRALTPDKVGNHDDSAEFANGRAVDIYKQYQERLAQLNAADFGDLVLHCVSLFQQHPDILADYHRRFRYIMVDEYQDTNVAQYLWLRLLAQGGGSDQHRNICCVGDDDQSIYGWRGAEVGNILRFEKDFPGATVIRLERNYRSTPHILAAASHVIAHNEGRLGKTLWTDMAEGDKVRLRGVWDGDEEARAVGEEIEALQREKHALSQIAILVRAGFQTREFEERFITLGLPYKVIGGPRFYERQEIRDAMAYLRIIAQPDDDLAFERIYNVPRRGLGESALKTLRDIGKTQRVSLFEAARRALETDEFKAKQRKTLGDLIKSFERWRGMLEGFPHVEVAETVLDESGYTEMLQRDRSPEAPGRLENLKELVNAMQEFDSLSGFLEHVALVTEGNERAGGDMVNIMTLHAAKGLEFDTVFLPGWEEDLFPNRRALDESGLSGLEEERRLAYVGITRARKRVYISFAANRRVFNQWVSAIPSRFVQELPPDHVEASSDAGLYGTASAGHFGGLRGGGSGMTDVDVDSVDWGPDWNRARQIGGATRGSGSGRGQFQRGRFGREDTFDDRRAQGDRPADSLSVGQRVFHQKFGYGLITAIDGNKLDIEFDKAGSKKVLDSFVQTT; encoded by the coding sequence ATGTCCGATCCCTTCGAATTGACCGACGAGCCCGAGGACTCAGGCCCGCAGCCCGGCGCGCGCCGGCGCGGCTTCGTCCCCGCGCCGGCGGCCCCGGCGCATGAGGCTGTCGACCACCTCGGCAAGCTCAACGAGACACAGCGCCAGGCGGTGGAGCACACCGAGGGCCCGCTGCTGGTGCTGGCCGGCGCCGGCACCGGCAAGACGCGCGTGCTGATCACCCGCATTGCCCACATCCTGCTCGCGCGAAAGGCCTTTCCCAGCCAGATCCTGGCGGTGACCTTCACCAACAAGGCGGCGCGGGAGATGCTCGACCGCGTCGGCCAGCTGATCGGCCACGCCGCCGACGGGCTGTGGCTGGGCACCTTCCACTCGATCGGCGTGCGCATCCTGCGCCGGCACGCCGAGCTGGTCGGACTGAAGAGCAACTTCACCATCCTCGATACCGACGATCAGGTACGGCTGCTCAAGCAGCTGATGGAGGTCGAGGGCATCGACGACAAGAAGTTTCCCGCCCGCGTGCTCTCGGGTGTGATCCAGCGCTGGAAGGACCGCGCGCTCACCCCCGACAAGGTCGGCAACCATGACGACTCGGCGGAGTTCGCCAACGGCCGCGCCGTCGACATCTACAAGCAGTACCAGGAGCGCCTGGCGCAGCTGAACGCCGCCGATTTCGGCGACCTGGTGCTGCACTGCGTGAGCCTGTTCCAGCAGCACCCCGACATCCTCGCCGACTACCACCGGCGCTTCCGCTACATCATGGTCGACGAGTACCAGGACACCAACGTCGCGCAGTATCTGTGGCTGCGCCTGCTGGCGCAGGGTGGCGGCAGCGATCAGCACCGCAACATCTGCTGCGTCGGCGACGACGACCAGTCGATCTACGGCTGGCGCGGCGCCGAGGTCGGCAACATCCTGCGCTTCGAGAAGGATTTCCCCGGCGCCACCGTCATCCGGCTGGAGCGCAACTACCGCAGCACGCCGCATATCCTCGCCGCCGCCAGCCATGTCATCGCCCACAACGAGGGGCGGCTGGGCAAGACGCTGTGGACCGACATGGCCGAGGGCGACAAGGTGCGCCTGCGCGGCGTATGGGACGGCGACGAGGAGGCGCGCGCCGTCGGCGAGGAGATCGAAGCGCTGCAGCGCGAGAAGCACGCGCTGTCGCAGATCGCCATCCTGGTGCGTGCCGGCTTCCAGACGCGCGAGTTCGAGGAGCGCTTCATCACACTCGGCCTGCCCTACAAGGTGATCGGCGGCCCGCGCTTCTACGAGCGCCAGGAGATCCGCGACGCGATGGCCTATCTGCGCATCATCGCGCAGCCCGACGACGATCTCGCCTTCGAGCGCATCTACAACGTGCCACGCCGCGGGCTGGGTGAATCCGCCCTGAAGACCCTGCGCGACATCGGCAAGACGCAGCGCGTCAGCCTGTTCGAGGCGGCGCGGCGCGCGCTGGAAACCGATGAGTTCAAGGCCAAGCAGCGCAAGACTCTCGGCGACCTGATCAAGAGCTTCGAGCGCTGGCGCGGGATGCTCGAGGGCTTTCCGCATGTCGAGGTCGCCGAGACCGTGCTCGACGAGTCCGGCTACACCGAGATGCTGCAGCGCGACCGCTCGCCCGAGGCGCCGGGCCGGCTGGAGAACCTCAAGGAGCTGGTCAACGCCATGCAGGAGTTCGACTCGCTGTCGGGCTTCCTCGAGCATGTGGCGCTGGTCACCGAGGGCAACGAGCGTGCCGGCGGCGACATGGTCAACATCATGACCCTGCACGCCGCCAAGGGGCTGGAGTTCGACACCGTCTTCCTGCCGGGCTGGGAGGAGGACCTCTTTCCCAACAGGCGCGCGCTCGACGAGAGCGGGTTGTCGGGCCTCGAGGAGGAGCGTCGACTGGCCTATGTCGGTATCACCCGCGCGCGCAAGCGGGTCTACATCTCGTTCGCCGCCAACCGCCGCGTCTTCAATCAGTGGGTGTCGGCGATCCCCTCGCGCTTCGTGCAGGAGCTGCCGCCTGATCATGTCGAGGCGTCGAGCGATGCCGGTCTCTACGGCACCGCCTCGGCCGGTCATTTCGGCGGGCTGCGCGGCGGCGGCTCCGGCATGACCGACGTCGATGTCGACAGCGTCGACTGGGGCCCGGACTGGAACCGCGCGCGCCAGATCGGTGGGGCCACGCGCGGATCAGGCAGCGGCCGCGGCCAGTTCCAGCGCGGCCGCTTCGGCCGCGAGGACACCTTCGACGACCGCCGCGCCCAGGGCGACCGGCCGGCCGATTCGCTGTCGGTCGGCCAGCGCGTCTTCCACCAGAAGTTCGGTTACGGCCTGATCACCGCGATCGACGGCAACAAGCTCGACATCGAGTTCGACAAGGCCGGCTCGAAGAAGGTTCTCGACAGCTTCGTCCAGACGACGTGA
- a CDS encoding GH3 auxin-responsive promoter family protein: MLLSPVIRALVALRARASSRVSAVTAQRRTLDRLLRIAAGTRFGRAHDFARLRGPDDFAAAVPLRRYEDFWRDWFAPAWPTLDDLAWPGRIPFFALSSGTTSGTAKRVPVTRAMLASNRRAGLDALAFHFAARPASNAVSGRSLMLGGSTALEAPAPGVRAGDLSGIATATLPWYAAPLVFPPRALALLADWEAKLELIAKAAIDQRITTLTGTPSWLLLLLERLRAERATLGRVSAPLPDLALLLHGGVRFDPYRRRFAELLEPATPDLREVYPASEGFFATADRGFGEGLRLNVDHGLYFEFVPVGDLDSPRPTRHRIGTVEIAVNYALVVSSCAGLWSYIVGDTVRFITLDPPRLLITGRTSYMLSDFGEHLIGEEIDAALSAAAAAAAIDVVDYSVAAAHFAADGTCHEFTGVRRPEGWPDAPGGHVYVVEANRLVDPTTAATLAHVLDRELCARNDDYRAHRAPGVGIAPPQIVAAPPGCFTAWMKARGRLGGQNKVPRVIHDTGLMRTLLDAARNGAEAPP, from the coding sequence ATGCTGCTGAGCCCGGTGATCCGCGCGCTGGTGGCGCTGCGCGCGCGCGCGTCGAGCCGCGTCAGCGCCGTGACAGCGCAGCGGCGTACGCTGGATCGGTTGCTGCGCATCGCCGCCGGCACGCGTTTCGGCCGCGCGCATGACTTCGCCCGCCTGCGTGGTCCGGATGACTTCGCGGCCGCGGTTCCCCTGCGTCGCTATGAGGATTTCTGGCGTGACTGGTTCGCGCCGGCCTGGCCGACGCTCGATGACCTCGCCTGGCCCGGCCGCATCCCGTTCTTCGCGTTGAGCTCCGGCACGACCAGCGGCACCGCCAAGCGCGTTCCGGTGACCCGCGCCATGCTGGCTTCCAACCGGCGTGCCGGACTCGATGCCCTTGCCTTCCACTTCGCTGCCCGTCCCGCCTCAAACGCGGTGTCCGGCCGTTCGCTGATGCTGGGGGGCAGCACGGCGCTCGAAGCACCGGCGCCTGGCGTGCGTGCCGGCGACCTGAGTGGCATCGCGACCGCGACCTTGCCCTGGTATGCCGCGCCGCTCGTCTTCCCGCCGCGGGCGCTGGCGCTGCTGGCGGATTGGGAAGCCAAGCTGGAGCTGATCGCCAAGGCGGCGATCGATCAACGCATCACGACCTTGACCGGCACGCCAAGCTGGCTGCTGCTTCTGCTCGAGCGGCTGCGCGCCGAACGCGCGACGCTCGGTCGGGTGTCGGCGCCACTGCCAGACCTCGCGCTGTTGCTGCACGGAGGCGTGCGTTTCGATCCCTATCGCCGGCGTTTCGCGGAACTGCTCGAGCCCGCGACGCCCGACCTGCGCGAGGTCTATCCCGCCAGCGAGGGCTTTTTCGCCACCGCCGATCGCGGTTTTGGTGAAGGGCTGCGCCTCAACGTCGATCACGGCCTCTATTTCGAGTTCGTGCCGGTCGGCGATCTCGATTCACCCCGGCCGACGCGCCACCGCATCGGCACGGTCGAGATCGCCGTGAACTACGCCCTGGTGGTGAGCAGCTGCGCCGGCCTTTGGTCGTACATCGTCGGCGACACGGTGCGCTTCATCACGCTCGATCCGCCGCGCCTGCTGATCACCGGCCGCACCAGCTACATGCTGTCGGATTTCGGCGAGCACCTCATCGGCGAGGAGATCGACGCTGCGCTCAGCGCAGCGGCAGCGGCGGCCGCGATCGACGTGGTTGACTACAGCGTGGCGGCGGCCCATTTCGCGGCCGACGGCACATGCCACGAGTTTACTGGCGTCCGTCGACCGGAGGGCTGGCCCGATGCGCCGGGTGGGCATGTCTACGTCGTCGAGGCGAATCGCCTCGTCGATCCGACGACAGCCGCCACTCTGGCGCACGTCCTTGATCGCGAGCTGTGTGCGCGCAACGACGACTACCGCGCGCACCGCGCGCCGGGAGTCGGCATCGCACCGCCGCAGATCGTCGCCGCGCCGCCCGGCTGCTTCACGGCATGGATGAAGGCGCGCGGCAGGCTCGGCGGCCAGAACAAGGTGCCCCGGGTCATCCACGACACCGGGTTGATGCGCACGCTGCTCGACGCCGCGCGCAACGGCGCGGAAGCACCGCCCTAA
- a CDS encoding penicillin acylase family protein: protein MRAARQVLLGVLALVLPGCAALSPQRTTSEDRLSGFPTTELPLAEPVTIRWNAHQVPFIDAATDRDLAFALGMVHLHLREGQLEVLRRISQGRLSESAGPFTVDIDHSLRILGLGRAVDAVIARMPADTQDFAQAFVDGMNHYQSRRRHKPPEFGLMGIAAEPWTLRDILTIGRLAGADVNWLVYFAMLKERGKPGFAEIWRRTLAAGADGATSFAATPQETVLSDILAGRSRSGSNSVAVSARNSATGGALIASDPHLGLSLPNAWLIVGMRSPSYNMVGLMVPGLPFVALGRSPDMAWGGTNMRAASSDLYDVSKLSPDAITRKEVRIGVRAWFDSVRATRMSPFGPIVSDSPMIQARPGEMIALRWIGHEPTDEITALLRASRARTPDEFRRAFSGFGVSAQNMLFADSRGNVGQVLAATLPARDSLRHDDPVLDAADPATHWRGFVEAGDLPHTLNPAEGFVASANNRPAVSRTPIGFFFSDDERVGRLQALLRDRPSISVEDLMALQGDTRSEKALAVGKGILGAIGAAGLDGVAPDFVRRLADWDGDYRANSPGPVAFETLLFHLLPAVYGAASHRDLPGVYLQWPHITRFFVADLEALPTARRHAVLAAALSAAARDAARFATWGDMHRLRAAHLLVNAPLIGGAFVVADLPAGGSRETVMKTAHDLVNDRHDARYGSQSRHISDMADPDANWFLLFGGQDGWLGSTAYADQLPLWQRREYIRVPLRPDAVAREFPRVMDLQPKPGAANRSGS from the coding sequence ATGCGTGCGGCTCGGCAAGTCCTGCTCGGCGTGCTTGCGCTCGTGCTTCCGGGGTGCGCTGCGCTCTCGCCGCAGCGCACCACCAGCGAGGATCGACTGTCGGGCTTTCCCACCACAGAGCTGCCACTGGCCGAGCCGGTAACCATCCGCTGGAACGCGCATCAGGTGCCCTTCATCGATGCGGCCACCGACCGCGATCTCGCCTTCGCGCTCGGCATGGTCCATCTGCATCTGCGCGAGGGTCAGCTCGAGGTCCTGCGCCGCATATCGCAGGGCCGGCTTTCGGAATCGGCGGGACCGTTCACCGTCGACATCGATCATTCGCTGCGCATTCTGGGACTGGGTCGCGCTGTCGACGCTGTGATCGCGCGCATGCCCGCGGACACCCAGGACTTCGCCCAGGCCTTCGTCGACGGCATGAATCACTACCAGTCGCGCCGGCGCCACAAGCCGCCGGAGTTCGGGTTGATGGGCATTGCCGCCGAGCCCTGGACGCTGCGCGACATCCTCACGATCGGTCGGCTGGCTGGCGCGGATGTCAACTGGCTGGTTTACTTCGCCATGCTGAAGGAGCGCGGCAAGCCTGGCTTCGCCGAGATCTGGCGGCGCACGCTGGCAGCGGGCGCCGATGGGGCGACCAGCTTCGCCGCGACACCGCAGGAAACCGTGCTCAGCGACATCCTGGCCGGTCGCAGCCGCTCGGGCAGCAACTCGGTCGCGGTCTCGGCGCGCAACAGCGCCACCGGCGGTGCGCTGATCGCCAGCGATCCGCATCTAGGCCTCTCTCTGCCCAACGCCTGGCTGATCGTCGGCATGCGCTCGCCGAGCTACAACATGGTAGGGCTGATGGTGCCCGGGCTGCCCTTCGTGGCGCTGGGCCGGAGCCCCGACATGGCGTGGGGCGGGACCAACATGCGCGCCGCCTCCAGCGACCTGTACGACGTCTCGAAGCTGTCGCCGGATGCGATCACGCGCAAGGAGGTCCGCATCGGCGTGCGTGCCTGGTTCGACAGCGTCCGCGCGACCCGCATGAGCCCATTCGGCCCGATCGTGTCGGACTCGCCGATGATCCAGGCCAGGCCAGGCGAGATGATCGCGCTGCGCTGGATCGGTCACGAGCCGACCGACGAGATCACCGCCCTGTTGCGCGCCTCGCGCGCCCGTACGCCGGACGAGTTCCGCCGCGCCTTCTCGGGCTTCGGCGTGTCGGCGCAGAACATGCTGTTCGCCGATTCGCGCGGCAATGTCGGCCAGGTTCTCGCCGCGACACTGCCGGCGCGCGACAGCTTGCGCCACGACGACCCGGTGCTCGACGCCGCCGATCCGGCGACGCATTGGCGCGGCTTCGTCGAGGCCGGCGACCTGCCGCATACGCTCAACCCTGCAGAGGGCTTCGTCGCCTCTGCCAACAACAGGCCGGCCGTGTCGAGGACGCCGATCGGCTTCTTCTTCAGCGACGACGAGCGTGTGGGCCGGCTGCAGGCGCTGCTGCGCGATCGGCCCAGCATCTCCGTGGAGGATCTGATGGCCCTGCAGGGCGACACGCGATCTGAGAAGGCGCTCGCGGTCGGCAAGGGCATTCTCGGTGCGATCGGGGCGGCGGGCCTCGACGGCGTCGCACCCGACTTCGTGCGGCGGCTGGCCGACTGGGACGGTGACTATCGCGCGAATTCGCCGGGCCCGGTGGCGTTCGAAACGCTGCTCTTCCACCTGCTTCCTGCCGTGTATGGCGCCGCCAGCCACCGCGACCTGCCCGGCGTGTACCTGCAATGGCCCCACATAACGCGCTTCTTCGTCGCCGACCTGGAAGCGCTGCCGACGGCGCGGCGGCACGCCGTGCTGGCGGCGGCGCTGTCGGCGGCGGCGCGCGACGCGGCGCGCTTCGCCACATGGGGGGACATGCATCGCCTGCGAGCCGCCCACCTGCTGGTCAATGCGCCACTCATCGGTGGCGCCTTCGTCGTCGCCGACCTGCCGGCGGGCGGCTCGCGCGAGACCGTCATGAAGACCGCGCACGACCTCGTGAACGATCGCCACGATGCGCGCTACGGCTCGCAGTCGCGCCACATTTCCGACATGGCCGATCCCGACGCCAACTGGTTCCTGCTGTTCGGCGGCCAGGATGGCTGGCTGGGCAGCACGGCCTACGCCGATCAGCTGCCGCTGTGGCAGCGGCGCGAGTACATCCGTGTGCCGTTGCGGCCGGACGCCGTCGCGCGCGAGTTCCCGCGGGTCATGGATCTGCAGCCCAAGCCGGGGGCGGCGAATCGGTCGGGCTCGTGA
- a CDS encoding DUF1311 domain-containing protein encodes MRPVPVAALLCLMAGAALAQMPAPKPPASKPAAGPSYDCAKARSGREKIVCAHADLAALDRTLADTYARERRRRDAASQAELQREQLRWLAGIPNTCGVPDTAGPERWAEPQRRCLADLYRARTTALAGAASSTPASSAPQSVTGRFTLVLPSADAGSGRLTVSPAGGGKYRVQLETVIGPTAHTCAIDTTQGVLDGGMVRVSAPAEIYDRVSASMKPAPCNFRIMSTVEGVRVDVGEFQEACRSFCGARAFFHGDYKRAR; translated from the coding sequence ATGCGGCCAGTTCCTGTTGCGGCGCTCCTGTGCCTGATGGCCGGGGCTGCCTTGGCCCAGATGCCGGCACCCAAGCCGCCGGCGTCCAAGCCAGCGGCCGGTCCGAGCTACGATTGCGCCAAGGCCAGGAGCGGTCGCGAGAAGATCGTCTGTGCCCATGCCGACCTGGCGGCGCTGGATCGCACGTTGGCCGATACCTACGCCAGGGAGCGCCGGCGGCGCGATGCCGCCAGCCAGGCCGAGCTGCAGCGCGAGCAGCTGCGCTGGCTGGCCGGCATTCCCAACACGTGCGGCGTGCCCGACACCGCCGGGCCGGAGCGCTGGGCCGAGCCGCAGCGCAGGTGCCTGGCCGATCTCTACCGCGCACGCACGACGGCGCTGGCCGGCGCGGCGTCGTCCACACCGGCGTCGAGCGCGCCGCAATCGGTGACCGGCCGCTTCACGCTGGTGTTGCCGTCGGCCGATGCCGGCAGCGGTCGACTGACGGTGTCGCCGGCCGGAGGCGGAAAGTATCGCGTCCAGCTCGAGACCGTGATCGGACCTACGGCACACACCTGCGCCATCGACACCACGCAAGGCGTTCTCGACGGCGGGATGGTCCGCGTCAGCGCGCCGGCGGAGATCTACGACCGCGTCAGCGCGTCGATGAAGCCGGCACCGTGCAACTTCCGTATCATGAGCACAGTCGAAGGTGTGCGGGTCGATGTCGGCGAGTTCCAGGAGGCATGCCGATCCTTCTGCGGCGCCCGCGCGTTCTTCCACGGCGACTACAAGAGGGCGCGTTAG
- a CDS encoding DUF1127 domain-containing protein produces MFSLSSTPAFSSFGSVIAPTPARDAGKVRLDLVERRAIEHRARVERAEYFGELIGGGLARLWRNIRAALRRRAAIAELSALDDRMLADIGLSRGQIHAAVNSAAGFGPDLPVGPGVAVSRNDNTFKRAA; encoded by the coding sequence ATGTTCAGCCTGTCCAGCACACCCGCCTTCTCGAGCTTTGGCAGCGTGATCGCGCCGACGCCGGCGCGTGATGCGGGCAAAGTCCGCCTCGATCTGGTGGAACGGCGAGCCATCGAACACCGGGCGCGCGTCGAGCGCGCCGAGTACTTCGGCGAGCTGATCGGGGGTGGCCTCGCCCGCCTCTGGCGCAATATCCGTGCGGCCTTGCGCCGCCGGGCCGCCATCGCCGAGCTGAGCGCGCTCGATGACCGCATGCTGGCCGATATCGGCCTGTCGCGCGGCCAAATCCACGCTGCCGTAAACAGCGCCGCGGGCTTCGGCCCCGATCTGCCGGTCGGCCCGGGTGTGGCCGTCTCGCGCAACGACAACACGTTCAAGCGCGCCGCGTAG